The genomic region TGATGTTGTGAATGCCGCAGGGGCATGAAAAAACCTTCTGCATCGGCAGAAGGCCAAACAGGGGAAGTGCTGAGAGCGCGGAGTTTGCCGGGAAAAAACAGAGAACCGATCGACAGGATCAGCGCGACAACCGCCCGGCGATTTCAGTCACCAGCTGCTGGGCCAGAACCCGCTTGGAGGCACGCGGCAGTTCCCGATGCCCCTGCGCATCTACCAGCAGCAGCGCATTGTCATCCTGCCCGAAGGTGGCCGGGCCAATGTTGCCTACCAGCAAAGGCACCCCTTTGCGCGCGCGCTTGGCTGTGGCGTGTGCCAGCAGATCATGACTCTCGGCGGCAAAGCCCACACAGTACAAATCGCCCGCCTGCGCACGAGGCGACTGCGCGACCTGGGCCAGGATGTCGGGGTTCTCTACAAAATGCAGCGCTGGGGGCTGGCCGGAGCCATCCTTCTTGATCTTTTCTGTGGACTGCGTAGCCACCCGCCAGTCAGCCACCGCTGCAGTCGCTATAAAAACAGTAGCTGCCTGCGCTTGCTGCTCAACCGCCAGCAGCATATTTTGTGCAGATTTCACGTCCACCCGCTTCACGCCACGGGGCGTGGGCAGATGCACGGGGCCTGCCACCAGCGTCACATCGGCACCGGCCTCACGGGCGGCGCGGGCAATGGCAAAACCCATCTTCCCGCTGGAAAGGTTGGTAATTCCGCGCACGGGGTCGATCGCTTCAAACGTCGGCCCGGCGGTGATCAACACCTTGTGCCCCGCCAGCACCTTGGGGGTAAAGAACGCAATGACCTCGTCCAGCAGCTCTTCGGGTTCCAGCATGCGCCCGTCACCCGTTTCGCCACAGGCCTGGTCCCCACGGCCCACGCCCAGCACTAGGGCGCCATCGGCGGCCACCTGGGTCAGGTTGCGCTGGGTGGCGGGGTGGGCCCACATCTCACGGTTCATGGCGGGCGCAAGCAGCAGGGGCACCCGGTCGATAGGGCGAGCAAGGCACATCAGGCTCAACAACTCGTCTGCCCTGCCCTGCACCAGCCGTGCAATGAAATCGGCACTGCACGGGGCAATCACAATGGCATCCGCCGCGCGGCTGAGGTTGATGTGCGGCATGTTGTTGGGCTCGCGGGCATCCCATTGCGAGCCATAAACAGGCCGTCCCGACAGCGCCTGCATGGTGACCGGGGTGATGAACTGCTCGGCCGCCTCGGTCATCACCACCTGCACCGTGGCCCCGGCCTTGATGAGTTGACGACAGAAGTCCGCCGCCTTGTAGCAAGCCACGCCTCCACTCAGACCCAGAACAATGTGTTTGCCAGCAAGCTCATTCATGGGCGCGAATTTAGCAGACCCGGCACATGCACCCCGGCACGCTCAAGGTGTTGGAAGGTCAGGGGTCGCTGCCATGCCCCATCTATAATCCCAATTTCCCACCACCATAAAACGACATGACCAAATTTGTCTTCGTCACCGGCGGTGTGGTGTCTTCCCTCGGTAAGGGAATCGCCTCAGCCTCCCTTGCCGCGATCCTCGAATCGCGGGGACTCAAAGTCACCCTCATCAAGCTTGACCCCTACATCAACGTCGACCCCGGCACGATGTCGCCTTTCCAGCACGGCGAAGTGTTCGTGACCGACGACGGCGCGGAAACCGACCTGGACCTGGGCCATTACGAGCGTTTCATTGAAACGCGCATGAAGAAGTCCAACAACTTCACCACGGGCAAGATCTACCAGTCCGTGCTCGAAAAAGAGCGCCGCGGCGACTACCTGGGCAAGACCGTGCAGGTCATTCCCCACGTCACCAACGAAATCCAGGAATACATCAAGCGTGGCGCGGGCATCGACACGCCGGACGCCGTGGATGTAGCCATCTGCGAAGTGGGTGGCACCGTGGGCGACATCGAGTCCCTGCCCTTCCTGGAAGCCGTGCGCCAGATGAGCCTGCGCCTGGGCCCGAACAACGCGGCCTTCGTGCACCTCACCTACCTGCCCTACATTGCCACAGCGGGTGAGCTGAAAACCAAGCCCACGCAGCACACGGTGCAAAAGCTGCGCGAAATCGGCATCCAGCCCGATGCGCTGCTGTGCCGCGCGCAGCACCAGGTGCCTGACGAGGAGAAGGAAAAGATCTCCCTGTTCACCAACGTGCCTGAGTGGGGCGTGATCTCCATGTGGGACGTGGACACCATCTACAAGGTGCCCCGCATGCTGCACGAACAGGGCCTGGACGGCCTGATCTGCGACAAGCTGCGCCTGAACACGCCTCCCACCAACCTCAAGCGCTGGGATGCGCTGGTGCACGAGACCGAGCATCCGCAAGGCGAGGTCAAGATCGCCATGGTGGGCAAGTATGTGGATCTGTCCGACGCCTACAAATCGGTCAACGAAGCCCTCAAGCACGCAGGCATGCAAAGCCATGTGCGCGTGAAGATCGACCACGTGGACTCGGAAACCATCACCGATGCCAACGCCAAGCAGCAGTTGGGCCACTACGACGCCATTCTGGTGCCCGGCGGCTTCGGCTCGCGCGGTGTGGAAGGCAAGATTTCCACCGCCCGCTTCGCCCGCGAAAACAAGGTGCCTTACCTCGGCATCTGCTTAGGGATGCAGGTAGCCACCATTGAATACGCCCGCCACGTGGCGGGGCTGGAAGGTGCCAACTCCACCGAGTTCGATCCGCACGCCAAGCACCCGGTGATCGCCCTTATCACCGAGTGGAAGGATGCGGACGGCACCATCAAGACGCGCGATGCGAACTCTGACTTGGGCGGCACCATGCGCCTAGGCGCGCAGTCCTCTGACGTGCAAGCCGGCACCCTGGCCCACAGCATCTACGGCGATGTGGTCACAGAACGCCACCGCCACCGTTACGAAGCCAACACCCAGTACCTGGACCAGTTGCGCAAAGCGGGCCTGGTGATCTCGGCGCTGACACAGCGCGAGCAGCTCACCGAAATCGTGGAATTGCCAAACACCGTGCACCCCTGGTACATCGGCGTGCAGTTCCACCCCGAGTTCAAATCCACGCCCTGGAACGGGCACCCGCTGTTCAACGCCTTTGTGAAGGCAGCGGTGCAACACCACAAAGCGCCCCACAAAGTCTGAGGAAGTGACGATGCAACTCTGCGGATTCAACATCGGTCTGGACCAGCGTTTCTTTTTGATTGCAGGCACCTGCTCGATCGAGAGTCTGCAGATGTCGCTGGATGTCGCGGGGCAGCTCAAGGAAGCCTGCACCGCTCTGGGCATCCCGCTCATCTACAAAGGCTCGTTTGACAAGGCCAACCGCTCCTCCGGCACCAGCCAGCGCGGCGTGGGGCTGGACAACGGTCTCAAGATCCTGGACGAAGTGCGCCGCCAGACGGGCCTGCCCGTGCTCACCGACGTGCACGACGAGTCCCAGGTGGCCGAAGTGGCCAGCGTGGTCGATGTGCTGCAAACCCCCGCCTTCCTGTGCCGCCAGACCGACTTCATCCGCGCCGTGGCGCAGTCGGGCAAGCCCGTCAACATCAAGAAAGGCCAGTTTCTGGCCCCTTGGGACATGAAGAACGTCATCGACAAGGCGCGGGCGGCAGCAGCCGAAGTCGGCCTGTCGGAAGACCGCTTTCTGGCCTGTGAGCGCGGCGTGAGCTTTGGCTACAACAACCTCGTGGCCGACATGACCAGCCTGGCGGAGATGCGCAAGTCTGGCTCGCCTGTGGTGTTTGATGTGACCCACTCTGTGCAAAAGCCCGGCGGCCTGGGGGCCGTGAGCGGCGGCGCGCGCGACATGGTGCCCGTGCTGGCCCGCGCCGGTGTAGCGGTGGGCGTGGCAGGCCTCTTCATGGAAACGCATCCCAAGCCTGCCGAAGCCTGGTCGGACGGCCCCAACGCAGTGCCGCTCAAGCACATGAAGGCACTGCTGGAGACGCTGGTCGCGCTGGACGACATCACCAAGAAAAACGGATTCCTCGAAAACAACTTTGGAGCCTGAGACATGAGCAGTGGGTACATCATCGCGTCCGTAACCGTCACCAACCCCACGCAGTACGACGAGTACCGCAAGTGGAGCACGCTGGCCATGCAGGCCCACGGTGCAGAGGTGTGCGTGCGCGGCGGCAAGGTGGAAGTGCTGGAGGGTGACTGGAACCCCGGCCGCACCGTGATCCTCAAGTTCCCCACGTTTGAAGCAGCGCGCGCTTTTTACGACACTCCCGAATACCAGAAAGCCAAGGCGGCGCGCGAAGGCGCTGCCATCATGCGCATGGTGTGCGTGGAAGGCGTCTGAGCGGGCCCTGCGCGCCGGGCAGAAACTTTTTGCCCGCCACAGATTTGCTCTCTAATTGATAGCTGCCAGCGCTTTACCAACAAGCGCTGGAGCCCGGTTTGATTTGAAACTTCTGTAAAAGGAAAACCATGAGTGCCATCGTTGACATCGTAGGCCGCGAAGTGCTGGACAGCCGCGGCAACCCCACCGTCGAATGCGACGTGCTGCTGGAATCGGGCGTGATGGGCCGCGCCGCCGTGCCCTCGGGCGCATCCACCGGCAGCCGCGAAGCCATTGAACTGCGCGATGGCGACAAGAGCCGCTACCTGGGCAAGGGCGTGCTCAAGGCTGTGGAGCACATCAACACCGAAATCAGCGAAGCCGTGCTGGGCCTCGACGCTTCCGAGCAAGCCTTCCTGGACAAGACCCTTATCGACCTGGACGGCACCGAAAACAAGAGCCGCCTGGGCGCCAACGCCATGCTGGCCGTGTCGATGGCCGTGGCACGTGCTGCTGCCGAAGAATCCGGCCTGCCCCTGTACCGCTACCTGGGCGGCATGGGCAGCATGCAATTGCCCGTGCCCATGATGAACGTCATCAACGGTGGCGCGCACGCCAACAACAGCCTGGACTTGCAAGAGTTCATGATCATCCCCGTGGGCGCCCCCACCTTCCGCGAAGCCCTGCGCTGGGGCGCCGAAGTGTTCCACGCCCTCAAGAAGATCCTGCACGACAAGGGCATCAGCACCGCTGTGGGTGACGAAGGTGGCTTTGCCCCGAGCGTTGAGAGCCACGAAGCGGCCATCCAGCTGATCCTGCAAGCCATTGAAGCTGCTGGCTACACCGCTGGCGAGCAAATCGCCCTGGGCCTCGATTGCGCTGCCAGCGAGTTCTACAAGGACGGCCTGTATGTGCTCGAAGGCGAAGGCGGCCTCAAGCTCACCGCCCAGCAATGGACGGACATGCTGGCATCGTGGTGCGACAAGTACCCTATCATCAGCATCGAAGATGGCATGCACGAAGGTGACTGGGACGGCTGGAAGATCCTGACCGAGCGCCTGGGCAAGAACGTGCAGCTGGTGGGCGACGACCTGTTCGTGACCAACACCAAGATCCTGAAGGAAGGCATCGACAAGCAGATCGCCAACTCCATCCTCATCAAGATCAACCAGATCGGCACGCTGACCGAAACGTTTGCCGCCATCGAGATGGCCAAGCGCGCTGGCTACACCGCCGTGATCTCGCACCGCTCGGGCGAAACCGAAGACAGCACCATTGCCGACATCGCTGTGGGCACCAACGCAGGTCAGATCAAGACCGGCTCGCTGTCGCGCTCGGACCGCATCGCCAAGTACAACCAGCTGCTGCGCATCGAGGAAGACCTGGGCGACATCGCCCACTACCCCGGTCGCCAGGCGTTCTACAACCTGCGTTGATCGGAATCAGGGGCAGGACCGCCACAATCATCTGATCGGCGGCCCAGGCCCTCTCTCACGCCTCTTCGTCCACCTGCGCACTCACAGCCCCATCCATGAGCACACGCCTCATCCCCGTGGTTTTGCTGGCATTGCTGGCTGCCGTGCATGCGCAGTTGTGGCTGGGGCGGGGCAGCCTGCCCCAGGTGGCGGCCATGCAGCAAAAAATTGACGCGCAAAAGGCGGCCAATGCACAGGTGCGCCAAAGCAACGAGCGGCTGGCCTCTGAAGTCCATGATCTGAAGGAAGGTCTGGACATGGTGGAAGAGAAAGCCCGCAGCGAGCTGGGCATGGTCAAGCCCAACGAGGTGTACGTGCAGTTCACTCCGCGCTGACTGCAGCTGCCTCGCGGACCTCCCCCACACTCTTCTCTTCGCACACCCGCGTGCAACCCTTTAACGCATCGTCAGGCGCGCTCAGCACGCTCTGCATTCTGGGAGCCGCGCACTCAGGCGCTTCGGATCTGTTCCAAGCACTGTCAGCTCAGCTCGGTCAGAACTCGGCGCAGTGGAGGCTGCTCTACCTACCTCTTGCAGCCACTGCAACCATTGAGGTTCCCGCCGGAGCCACCGTTGTTCTGGCAGGACTGGACTGGCCAAGCCCCCACGCAGAACTGGACCGCAGACAGCGTGAAGACGCAGAGTTGCGCGCCCTGCTGCAGAGGCAGCAGCAGCCCTACCGCGTGATCTATGGCAACCCGGCACAAAGGGTGACGAGTGTGCTCGCCATGCTGCAGGCAGCACGCCCCACGGTGGAGCCCGCTGTACCCGCCGCGGCTGTGGAGGCTTCACCTCCAGCAGGAGCTGGCCCGACCGCCGAACGACGCGCCCGCATGCGCGCGTGGGGCTGCGAAAAGTGCAGCGACCCCGAGTGCGAACACCGTCTGTTCACCTCCCTGCGCGACGACGCAGGGGGACGTTAAGCGCGAGCCGCTGCAAGTCGCCACAAGTAGCCGCAAGCCGTCAGCGCAGCAGTGACTCACCGCCCTCCTGACTGACGCTGTGCCGAATGGACTTCAGCAACAGCACCACCTGGCTGGAGGCAAAACGGTAGCCCCCGTTGAGAATGGCCACCACACGATCCCATTCGCCCCGCTGGGCCAGGGTCACGATATCGGCCGCCTGTTCATGAAAATAGCGGTGCCTGGCCAGCAGCATGGGGTATTCGGGATGGTGCCCC from Acidovorax sp. DW039 harbors:
- the coaBC gene encoding bifunctional phosphopantothenoylcysteine decarboxylase/phosphopantothenate--cysteine ligase CoaBC, which produces MNELAGKHIVLGLSGGVACYKAADFCRQLIKAGATVQVVMTEAAEQFITPVTMQALSGRPVYGSQWDAREPNNMPHINLSRAADAIVIAPCSADFIARLVQGRADELLSLMCLARPIDRVPLLLAPAMNREMWAHPATQRNLTQVAADGALVLGVGRGDQACGETGDGRMLEPEELLDEVIAFFTPKVLAGHKVLITAGPTFEAIDPVRGITNLSSGKMGFAIARAAREAGADVTLVAGPVHLPTPRGVKRVDVKSAQNMLLAVEQQAQAATVFIATAAVADWRVATQSTEKIKKDGSGQPPALHFVENPDILAQVAQSPRAQAGDLYCVGFAAESHDLLAHATAKRARKGVPLLVGNIGPATFGQDDNALLLVDAQGHRELPRASKRVLAQQLVTEIAGRLSR
- a CDS encoding CTP synthase, whose amino-acid sequence is MTKFVFVTGGVVSSLGKGIASASLAAILESRGLKVTLIKLDPYINVDPGTMSPFQHGEVFVTDDGAETDLDLGHYERFIETRMKKSNNFTTGKIYQSVLEKERRGDYLGKTVQVIPHVTNEIQEYIKRGAGIDTPDAVDVAICEVGGTVGDIESLPFLEAVRQMSLRLGPNNAAFVHLTYLPYIATAGELKTKPTQHTVQKLREIGIQPDALLCRAQHQVPDEEKEKISLFTNVPEWGVISMWDVDTIYKVPRMLHEQGLDGLICDKLRLNTPPTNLKRWDALVHETEHPQGEVKIAMVGKYVDLSDAYKSVNEALKHAGMQSHVRVKIDHVDSETITDANAKQQLGHYDAILVPGGFGSRGVEGKISTARFARENKVPYLGICLGMQVATIEYARHVAGLEGANSTEFDPHAKHPVIALITEWKDADGTIKTRDANSDLGGTMRLGAQSSDVQAGTLAHSIYGDVVTERHRHRYEANTQYLDQLRKAGLVISALTQREQLTEIVELPNTVHPWYIGVQFHPEFKSTPWNGHPLFNAFVKAAVQHHKAPHKV
- the kdsA gene encoding 3-deoxy-8-phosphooctulonate synthase, yielding MQLCGFNIGLDQRFFLIAGTCSIESLQMSLDVAGQLKEACTALGIPLIYKGSFDKANRSSGTSQRGVGLDNGLKILDEVRRQTGLPVLTDVHDESQVAEVASVVDVLQTPAFLCRQTDFIRAVAQSGKPVNIKKGQFLAPWDMKNVIDKARAAAAEVGLSEDRFLACERGVSFGYNNLVADMTSLAEMRKSGSPVVFDVTHSVQKPGGLGAVSGGARDMVPVLARAGVAVGVAGLFMETHPKPAEAWSDGPNAVPLKHMKALLETLVALDDITKKNGFLENNFGA
- a CDS encoding DUF1330 domain-containing protein is translated as MSSGYIIASVTVTNPTQYDEYRKWSTLAMQAHGAEVCVRGGKVEVLEGDWNPGRTVILKFPTFEAARAFYDTPEYQKAKAAREGAAIMRMVCVEGV
- the eno gene encoding phosphopyruvate hydratase, which translates into the protein MSAIVDIVGREVLDSRGNPTVECDVLLESGVMGRAAVPSGASTGSREAIELRDGDKSRYLGKGVLKAVEHINTEISEAVLGLDASEQAFLDKTLIDLDGTENKSRLGANAMLAVSMAVARAAAEESGLPLYRYLGGMGSMQLPVPMMNVINGGAHANNSLDLQEFMIIPVGAPTFREALRWGAEVFHALKKILHDKGISTAVGDEGGFAPSVESHEAAIQLILQAIEAAGYTAGEQIALGLDCAASEFYKDGLYVLEGEGGLKLTAQQWTDMLASWCDKYPIISIEDGMHEGDWDGWKILTERLGKNVQLVGDDLFVTNTKILKEGIDKQIANSILIKINQIGTLTETFAAIEMAKRAGYTAVISHRSGETEDSTIADIAVGTNAGQIKTGSLSRSDRIAKYNQLLRIEEDLGDIAHYPGRQAFYNLR
- a CDS encoding septum formation initiator family protein; amino-acid sequence: MSTRLIPVVLLALLAAVHAQLWLGRGSLPQVAAMQQKIDAQKAANAQVRQSNERLASEVHDLKEGLDMVEEKARSELGMVKPNEVYVQFTPR